A genomic stretch from Azospirillum formosense includes:
- a CDS encoding NAD-dependent epimerase/dehydratase family protein has protein sequence MSTAPAPVDLSGTTSLIIGADGFLGRNLALYMDARGWRHADIGRAAGDLSDWPTVARLFEAAPKVERIFHAVTRQRTGQVQYGIQGELLAINARVHLNVLEAWRLYQPQAKLISTGSSCAYPELDEPIRESAYQAGPLHPSVRGYGLAKQVLAVGAQAYAEQYGLSHLHCILATMYGPHDHLAPDRSHFMGGMIDRAAREKAAGASSFTVWGAPDTVRELLYVEDQIEAILAADAAFANELLNCAADAPITIDEAARGILAALDWPAEIVYPPDSFRGASRKVLDSSRFLERTGWRPRIGLIEGIRSTLAAPARA, from the coding sequence ATGTCGACCGCGCCCGCACCGGTTGACCTGTCCGGGACGACGAGCCTGATCATCGGGGCCGACGGCTTTCTCGGCCGCAACCTGGCCCTCTATATGGACGCCCGCGGCTGGCGCCACGCCGACATCGGGCGTGCCGCGGGCGATCTGTCGGACTGGCCGACCGTCGCCCGCCTGTTCGAGGCGGCGCCGAAGGTCGAGCGCATCTTCCACGCCGTCACCCGGCAGCGCACCGGGCAGGTGCAATACGGCATCCAGGGCGAACTGCTGGCCATCAACGCCCGCGTTCACCTGAACGTTCTGGAGGCGTGGCGCCTCTATCAGCCGCAGGCCAAGCTGATCTCCACGGGCAGCTCCTGCGCCTACCCCGAACTGGACGAGCCGATCCGCGAGAGCGCCTATCAGGCGGGCCCCCTGCATCCGTCGGTGCGCGGCTACGGCCTGGCCAAGCAGGTCCTGGCGGTGGGGGCGCAGGCTTACGCGGAACAGTACGGGCTGTCCCATCTGCATTGCATTCTGGCGACCATGTACGGGCCGCACGACCATCTGGCGCCCGACCGCAGCCATTTCATGGGCGGCATGATCGACCGCGCGGCGCGCGAGAAGGCGGCGGGGGCGTCCAGCTTCACCGTCTGGGGCGCGCCGGACACGGTGCGCGAGCTGCTGTATGTGGAGGACCAGATCGAGGCGATCCTCGCAGCCGACGCCGCGTTCGCCAACGAACTGCTGAACTGCGCGGCGGACGCCCCGATCACCATCGACGAGGCGGCGCGGGGCATTCTGGCGGCGCTCGACTGGCCGGCGGAGATCGTCTACCCGCCCGACAGCTTCCGCGGGGCGTCCCGCAAGGTTCTCGACTCCTCCCGTTTCCTCGAGCGCACCGGATGGCGCCCCCGCATCGGTCTGATCGAGGGCATCCGCTCCACCCTCGCCGCACCCGCCCGCGCCTGA
- a CDS encoding NAD(P)-dependent oxidoreductase — protein MSRTVIVVGASGFVGRHLVDALVARGHRAIGVNRSGAPVPGCERTVAFDRLSDLPSLPGDTALFHVAAYRYDAQAFQTAQSDILAVNSALANRVYAFCVERGIREVRLASSSAVYPANVPVMDDSQPVDLNAPPHAGEAFYAWSKRWSETVARLHAERFGISTVAFRLSNPYGAYDATELSAAHVAPAFVIKVLSDSPTFEVLGNPAAVERDFIYAGDVAEVFVRSLDWSGRSDAFNLCTGATVSLLTLAETVLAVAGVDKPIVSTGGNAGAGVSVRRLTGERLREAFGVVPTPLADGLKPTIDWYRHALARNAHAG, from the coding sequence ATGAGCAGAACGGTGATCGTCGTCGGCGCCAGCGGCTTCGTCGGGCGTCATCTCGTGGACGCGCTGGTGGCGCGCGGCCATCGCGCCATCGGCGTCAACCGGTCGGGCGCTCCGGTGCCCGGCTGTGAACGGACCGTCGCCTTCGACCGGCTGAGCGATCTCCCGTCCCTGCCCGGAGACACCGCGCTTTTCCATGTGGCGGCCTATCGCTACGACGCCCAGGCCTTCCAGACCGCCCAGTCGGACATTCTGGCGGTCAACAGCGCCTTGGCCAACCGGGTCTATGCCTTCTGCGTGGAGCGCGGCATCCGCGAGGTGCGGCTCGCCAGCAGCAGCGCGGTCTACCCGGCGAACGTGCCGGTCATGGATGACAGCCAGCCGGTGGACCTGAACGCGCCGCCCCACGCGGGCGAAGCTTTCTACGCCTGGTCCAAGCGCTGGAGCGAGACGGTGGCGCGCCTGCACGCCGAGCGTTTCGGCATCAGCACGGTGGCCTTCCGCCTGTCCAATCCCTACGGCGCCTATGACGCGACCGAGCTGTCCGCCGCCCATGTGGCGCCGGCCTTCGTCATCAAGGTGCTGTCGGACTCGCCGACCTTCGAGGTCCTGGGCAACCCGGCCGCCGTCGAACGGGACTTTATCTACGCCGGCGACGTGGCCGAGGTGTTCGTCCGCTCGCTCGACTGGTCGGGCCGCAGCGACGCCTTCAACCTGTGCACCGGCGCCACCGTCAGCCTGTTGACCCTGGCCGAAACCGTCCTGGCGGTGGCCGGCGTCGACAAGCCCATCGTTTCCACCGGCGGGAACGCCGGAGCCGGCGTGTCGGTCCGGCGCCTGACCGGCGAACGTCTGCGCGAGGCCTTCGGCGTCGTTCCCACCCCGCTGGCCGACGGACTGAAACCCACCATCGACTGGTACCGCCATGCCCTCGCCCGCAACGCCCATGCCGGTTGA
- a CDS encoding class I SAM-dependent methyltransferase produces the protein MVQIGYTVPKEKMFVDHRYVSGTTKSLTRHFEEVRDRILARVDFGADDYVLDVGGNDGTFLSTFLPKGVKVLNVDSGRLQAQLSEKAGVACLNDFFNEETALKVLEERGPARVIHGSGVFFHLEELHSAFAGIKKLLAEDGVVVAEFIYLPGMVRSCAFDQIYHEHLVYYTVQSFNGLLRRHGLEITDAELVPIHGGSCIAYITHAGARAKTDALEAIIADEVAGGFDTIDAYRAFARRTEALRDTVRALIGDAHAKGLRIQALGAPVKGSTIMNYCGFDETQFECAVEINDLKCGTWFPGTRIPVLHQNAVEAPDLYFMLSWNFKDEILAKLADFRAKGGKVLIPVPEPHIV, from the coding sequence ATGGTTCAGATCGGCTACACCGTGCCGAAGGAGAAGATGTTCGTCGATCACCGTTACGTTTCCGGCACCACCAAGTCCTTGACCCGCCATTTCGAGGAAGTGCGCGATCGCATCCTCGCCCGGGTGGATTTCGGCGCTGACGATTACGTCCTGGATGTCGGCGGCAACGACGGCACCTTCCTGTCCACCTTCCTGCCCAAGGGCGTGAAGGTGCTGAACGTTGATTCCGGTCGGCTGCAGGCGCAGCTGTCGGAAAAGGCGGGCGTGGCCTGCCTCAACGATTTCTTCAACGAGGAGACCGCGCTCAAGGTTCTGGAGGAGCGCGGTCCCGCCCGGGTCATCCACGGCTCCGGCGTCTTCTTCCATCTGGAGGAGCTGCACTCCGCCTTCGCCGGCATCAAGAAGCTGCTGGCCGAGGACGGCGTGGTCGTCGCGGAGTTCATCTATCTGCCGGGCATGGTCCGTTCCTGCGCCTTCGACCAGATCTACCATGAGCATCTGGTGTATTACACGGTGCAGTCCTTCAACGGGCTGCTGCGCCGGCATGGTCTGGAAATCACCGACGCGGAACTGGTGCCGATCCACGGCGGCAGCTGCATCGCCTACATCACGCATGCCGGAGCCCGGGCCAAGACCGACGCCCTGGAAGCCATCATCGCGGACGAGGTGGCCGGCGGTTTCGACACGATCGACGCCTACCGCGCCTTTGCCCGCCGGACCGAGGCGCTGCGCGACACCGTGCGCGCGCTGATCGGCGATGCGCACGCCAAGGGGCTGCGCATCCAGGCGCTCGGCGCCCCGGTCAAGGGCTCGACCATCATGAATTATTGCGGTTTCGACGAAACGCAGTTCGAATGCGCGGTCGAGATCAATGATCTGAAATGCGGGACGTGGTTCCCCGGCACGCGCATTCCGGTGCTGCACCAGAACGCGGTCGAGGCGCCGGATCTCTATTTCATGCTGTCCTGGAACTTCAAGGACGAGATCCTGGCGAAGCTTGCCGATTTCCGTGCGAAGGGCGGCAAGGTGCTGATCCCGGTTCCCGAGCCTCACATCGTCTGA
- a CDS encoding M10 family metallopeptidase C-terminal domain-containing protein, which produces MTGYRWGANAKPGDGITLTYSFGSPETSVYRDGYATSDPSQAWSLSGTAQAAIRQALHAWSAVANITFVEVADNAESCGDLRFCGSNLPASAYTLLPSVDLPEAGDIWFGNFFSNQSLTWAPGTYEYMTALHEIGHALGLKHSHESFGDFPVMPSATDWQLYTVMSYRSGPGSSLQGYWQSLFPDTPMMNDITAIQHLYGANTTANAGDTRYSWGVGEPILGTIWDAGGRDTIDWSNQTSAARIDLRPGSYSDLGPAWTTGFTVQRQTLGIAEGSWIENALGGAGNDTLIGNDLDNLLVGGAGDDILIGGAGNDTLDGGEGIDTAVFTGTPADYQIRYTGPDSVTVIGSDGTRLLHSIEHLVFGDLTLGLNLNARPGTMVDTFFAVTNTVSGQQILQEAAPYAGPAQNLQWQWIGTDDSEAVNGGAGNDFFSGHGGNDAIDGGAGNDVIDGGTGSNFLTGGAGNDIFFLDGRSGEPVWSTVTDLEAGEQVTIWGWKAGVSTLSWSEMEGAAGFQGATAHIDLNGDGAVDASLTLSGQSQAALTTTTGQVGGVDYLSVWLLG; this is translated from the coding sequence ATGACGGGATACCGGTGGGGCGCAAACGCGAAACCCGGTGACGGCATCACGCTGACCTATTCCTTCGGGTCGCCGGAAACATCGGTGTACCGGGACGGCTACGCCACCTCGGACCCATCGCAGGCCTGGTCGCTCTCCGGCACGGCTCAGGCGGCCATCCGGCAAGCCCTCCACGCCTGGTCCGCCGTGGCGAACATCACCTTTGTCGAAGTCGCCGACAACGCGGAAAGCTGCGGCGATCTCCGCTTTTGCGGCAGCAATCTGCCGGCGTCCGCCTATACGCTCCTGCCCTCGGTCGATCTTCCCGAGGCCGGCGACATCTGGTTCGGCAATTTCTTCTCGAACCAGAGCCTGACATGGGCTCCCGGTACGTACGAATACATGACGGCGCTGCACGAGATCGGGCACGCGCTCGGCCTGAAGCATTCGCACGAGTCCTTCGGGGACTTTCCCGTCATGCCCTCCGCCACGGATTGGCAGCTCTACACCGTGATGAGCTATCGGTCAGGGCCGGGAAGCTCCTTGCAGGGATACTGGCAAAGCCTCTTTCCCGACACGCCGATGATGAACGACATCACGGCCATCCAGCATCTGTACGGCGCCAACACGACCGCGAACGCCGGGGACACGCGCTATTCCTGGGGGGTGGGGGAACCGATCCTCGGCACGATCTGGGACGCGGGCGGCCGGGACACCATCGACTGGTCGAACCAGACCAGCGCGGCCAGGATCGACCTGCGCCCCGGTTCCTACAGCGACCTGGGTCCCGCCTGGACGACGGGCTTCACCGTCCAGAGGCAGACCCTTGGCATCGCCGAGGGGAGTTGGATCGAGAACGCGCTGGGCGGCGCGGGAAACGACACGCTGATCGGCAACGATCTGGACAATCTTCTGGTGGGCGGCGCGGGCGACGATATCCTGATCGGCGGAGCCGGGAACGACACGCTCGACGGCGGCGAAGGGATCGACACCGCCGTCTTCACCGGCACGCCGGCCGACTACCAGATACGCTACACCGGTCCGGACTCGGTCACCGTCATCGGCAGCGACGGCACGAGGCTGCTGCACAGCATCGAGCATCTGGTGTTCGGCGACCTGACCCTTGGGCTGAATCTGAACGCCCGGCCGGGCACCATGGTCGACACCTTCTTCGCCGTCACGAACACCGTGTCCGGCCAGCAGATCCTGCAGGAGGCGGCTCCCTATGCCGGTCCGGCGCAGAATCTGCAATGGCAATGGATCGGCACCGACGATTCCGAAGCCGTCAACGGCGGCGCCGGCAACGATTTCTTCAGCGGACACGGCGGAAACGACGCGATCGATGGCGGAGCCGGAAACGACGTGATCGACGGCGGCACCGGCTCCAACTTCCTCACCGGCGGTGCCGGCAACGACATTTTCTTCCTGGATGGCCGCAGCGGCGAACCGGTGTGGTCCACCGTGACGGATCTGGAGGCCGGAGAGCAGGTCACCATCTGGGGCTGGAAGGCCGGCGTCTCAACGCTGAGCTGGTCGGAGATGGAAGGCGCTGCAGGCTTCCAGGGGGCGACCGCGCACATCGACCTGAACGGGGACGGCGCGGTCGACGCAAGCCTCACGCTGAGCGGCCAGTCCCAGGCCGCCCTGACCACGACGACCGGGCAGGTTGGCGGGGTCGATTACCTCAGCGTCTGGCTTCTCGGCTGA
- a CDS encoding glycosyltransferase 61 family protein — protein sequence MKFFSLNTRKVLDAFPTHTADLHDDGWKTLALDGGAETVLRIRHDEERGFSVAPCADYDGAALDALGGFNRFPYEKTMVHSLPPLRLIVLNDATVAGDACCVVDDAGTLVLESLWPALRDAPFLHLGGLPSLRALRDGPADGGLVEVSGPTVLLCHHSCNNYYHWHQDALGIVTFLKEVNLLDSVRLAVPTLRPWQRRSLELLGVGADRLVELGNRPHRFSRLIVTSMTFEPTWFPGRWTASTYAAILGALRGGAEPEDRAGGDRIYLSRRDSGARLLIEEGALIDRLSAAGFTILEASALSYDQQVLAFAKAGFVVGSHGAGLTNLGFCRRSTVVLELFPHGFLSAPHYFVLSRALGIDYHMHVSRLVGGGNTHVSWSLDVDQAMARVHHLHRQAFGAGLPGGNAPDRAWTGPLHIDFRANAIGGTPASFTGFSNAEDWGTWMDGTLASITFDAPLPERVRLSCVLSLFKPGLSQGLRFRLGNELLPLDADGCLDRIDLTFENPDGERVLWIEAPGACSPASQEAGSGDHRILSVGFQRMDVYADALAAPQVAPPAVE from the coding sequence ATGAAGTTTTTCTCTTTGAACACCCGCAAGGTTCTCGACGCGTTTCCGACCCACACCGCCGACCTGCACGACGATGGGTGGAAGACGCTGGCGCTGGACGGCGGGGCCGAGACGGTTCTGCGCATCCGGCACGACGAGGAGCGCGGCTTCTCCGTCGCTCCCTGCGCGGATTACGACGGTGCCGCGCTCGACGCGCTCGGCGGCTTCAACCGCTTTCCCTATGAAAAGACGATGGTGCACAGCCTGCCGCCGTTGCGCCTGATCGTTCTGAACGACGCGACGGTGGCGGGCGACGCCTGTTGCGTGGTGGATGATGCGGGCACCCTGGTTCTGGAAAGCCTCTGGCCAGCCCTGCGCGACGCGCCGTTCCTGCATCTGGGCGGGCTGCCCAGCCTCCGGGCGCTTCGCGACGGTCCCGCGGACGGCGGCCTCGTGGAGGTCAGCGGGCCGACCGTGCTGCTGTGCCATCACTCCTGCAACAACTATTACCACTGGCATCAGGACGCCCTCGGCATCGTCACCTTCCTCAAGGAGGTCAATCTGCTGGACAGCGTCCGTCTGGCGGTTCCGACCCTGCGGCCATGGCAACGGCGCTCTCTGGAACTGCTCGGGGTCGGAGCCGACCGCCTCGTGGAGCTTGGCAACCGGCCGCACCGCTTCAGCCGCCTGATCGTGACGTCCATGACCTTCGAGCCGACCTGGTTTCCCGGGCGGTGGACCGCTTCCACCTACGCCGCCATCCTGGGCGCGCTCCGGGGCGGGGCGGAGCCGGAGGACCGGGCTGGCGGCGACCGGATCTATCTCAGCCGGCGCGACAGCGGCGCGCGCCTGCTGATCGAGGAGGGCGCCCTCATCGACCGCCTGTCCGCGGCGGGCTTCACCATTCTGGAAGCGTCGGCCCTGTCCTACGACCAGCAGGTCCTCGCCTTCGCGAAGGCCGGGTTCGTCGTCGGCAGCCATGGCGCCGGCCTGACGAATCTCGGCTTCTGCCGGCGCTCGACGGTCGTCCTGGAGCTGTTTCCGCATGGCTTCCTGAGCGCACCCCATTATTTCGTGCTGAGCCGTGCGCTGGGAATCGACTATCACATGCATGTCTCGCGCCTGGTCGGCGGAGGCAACACGCATGTGAGCTGGTCGCTCGACGTGGATCAGGCGATGGCCCGCGTGCATCATCTGCACCGGCAGGCGTTCGGCGCCGGACTGCCGGGGGGGAACGCGCCGGATCGCGCCTGGACGGGGCCGCTCCACATCGATTTCCGGGCCAACGCCATCGGCGGGACGCCGGCGTCCTTCACAGGCTTCAGCAACGCGGAAGACTGGGGCACCTGGATGGACGGAACCCTCGCCTCCATCACCTTCGATGCCCCGCTGCCCGAGCGGGTGCGGCTGTCCTGCGTGCTGTCCCTCTTCAAACCGGGGCTGTCGCAGGGCCTGCGGTTCCGGTTGGGCAATGAGCTGTTGCCCCTGGACGCCGATGGGTGTCTCGACAGGATCGACCTGACCTTTGAGAACCCGGATGGGGAGCGCGTGCTGTGGATCGAGGCGCCGGGCGCCTGTTCCCCGGCCAGCCAGGAGGCCGGCTCGGGCGACCACCGGATCCTGTCGGTTGGGTTCCAAAGAATGGATGTCTATGCCGATGCCCTGGCCGCGCCCCAGGTTGCGCCTCCGGCGGTGGAATGA
- a CDS encoding discoidin domain-containing protein: MHVGAHRGGDVDLYADGGAETVVYVEPLSQLFADLEAKAWSKPGHIPVQALCLDEAGRDAVLHVASDDGRSSSVMPMPAQPDGAGIVCVDRLEMRATTVDRLVEERFADRTFDLLVVDTPGAVMRVLGGARWLMRTVGGVLLRTGADAVDAAAAADAFAPARRHLAGFGLALQWMRAERDGGASAFFARVAPPPEPDERPLRNVALHKPAAQSSVSRWSRTNDPQGAVNGIRTGGFGFHTDREESPWWQVDLLTVARIETVVVYNRTDVPETMGRLRSLMVLSSRDGLVWDRLYVHDGSPIGGVEGAPLRLSCPGVEARFVRLQLRECENLHVDEVEVWARVP; the protein is encoded by the coding sequence ATGCATGTCGGCGCGCATCGCGGGGGGGATGTCGACCTCTATGCCGACGGCGGGGCCGAGACGGTCGTCTATGTCGAGCCGCTTTCCCAGCTCTTCGCCGATCTCGAAGCCAAGGCCTGGAGCAAGCCTGGCCACATTCCGGTCCAGGCCCTTTGCCTCGACGAGGCGGGGCGGGACGCGGTCCTGCATGTGGCCAGCGACGACGGCCGCTCGTCGAGCGTGATGCCCATGCCCGCACAGCCGGACGGGGCCGGCATCGTCTGCGTCGACCGGCTGGAGATGCGGGCGACCACCGTGGACCGGCTGGTGGAGGAGCGTTTCGCGGATCGGACCTTCGATCTTCTGGTCGTGGACACGCCGGGCGCCGTCATGCGTGTCCTGGGGGGCGCCCGATGGCTGATGCGCACGGTCGGCGGCGTCCTCCTGCGAACCGGCGCCGACGCGGTCGACGCGGCCGCGGCTGCCGACGCGTTCGCCCCGGCACGCCGTCATCTCGCCGGTTTCGGACTGGCTCTGCAATGGATGCGGGCGGAGCGTGACGGCGGGGCTTCCGCTTTCTTCGCGCGGGTGGCGCCGCCGCCGGAGCCCGACGAGAGGCCTCTGCGCAATGTGGCCCTCCACAAGCCCGCCGCGCAAAGCTCCGTGTCCCGCTGGTCGCGGACGAACGATCCGCAGGGCGCGGTCAACGGCATCCGGACCGGCGGTTTCGGGTTCCACACCGATCGCGAGGAGTCGCCCTGGTGGCAGGTGGATCTGCTCACGGTGGCCCGGATCGAGACGGTGGTCGTCTACAACCGCACCGACGTTCCTGAAACGATGGGACGGCTGCGCAGCCTGATGGTCCTGTCATCCCGGGACGGCCTCGTCTGGGACAGGCTGTATGTCCATGACGGCAGCCCGATCGGCGGTGTGGAGGGAGCACCCCTTCGCTTGTCCTGTCCGGGGGTGGAGGCCCGCTTCGTCCGTCTGCAGCTCCGGGAATGCGAGAATTTGCATGTGGACGAGGTGGAGGTTTGGGCCCGGGTTCCCTGA
- a CDS encoding FG-GAP-like repeat-containing protein encodes MTAVTKTNSTTIASTQQTFGLAVDFPDTTQSSKVTLNGTVSLGQVPSGTYNIAFVMDVSGSTSGSAGAIVGDQNNDGQANTILDAEIAAFKSLYNALAASGLSSSSRVSLITFDTAAATVFTGGFGSADVNGNGRDDSVEFFERLTGQTTGNMTNFTAGLEQVQTFFANESAAGESNLVVFASDGDWNTGSNPQSTADALRSTYSASIRAYAVGAAPTLSTLDALDGSPANSAIRVTDLSQLGTQLVKPRITTADISRVEILNDNTVVATIQGSQLVSTPLGLQFTADVSGLNITRGQSNNLTVRAIASTNEEVSVQENVEGMVSAPPTTTTPTTTVRGVRFDFDGDGVADVLWRNRGDGNIAISDSSNNRAFKLVSGSGGVDNNPGADYRIVAIGDFNGDTRADILFRNADDSLVAWLMNGTTVAGGLTLDAPASRAYTVVGVGDFDGNGTDDILFENRGSNLLTVYANGTSASGNIAFSRPDAAWSIQGVDDFNKDGKSEILWRHRDGRLATQAAGGTLQMLVDGNSANAGTTLTANARVVGTGDVNGDGIADIVMREDFGSVYSVLVTGLNAVSGIQTGNAPSANVNWSISGVGNFNGGTANAPDNTVEVLWRQNPLRTSGNLSINDYDSASGSVLSNPGSSWQIVNGSSITRPPRAVQNSDLDGDGNADIIFRDSQTGAIGLWRSDYSFSVSSRSAIIATPSPEWSMIGQGDFDGDGKADLLFRNSTTQQVGVWLMNGSTVRRAELINSIPNNWNVAAIGDFNGDGKSDVAWRDTDGQVGIWRMDGTTATAALAGSAGLEWEIKAAADFDNDGRSDMLIRNKNTGALGIWRLDEQTQTISGQSLSASAGLDWSLAGVADFTNDGRADLLWRNNTTGQVGLWRMNGAAVGSGEFIQGIGSNWQIQGTGDYNNDGSEDVLWRNTTDNMVAVWDMQPFLNGGSVNPVVIANTLDSNWVIQRQAGALAQGGVLAA; translated from the coding sequence ATGACAGCGGTAACGAAGACCAATTCCACGACCATCGCCTCGACCCAGCAGACCTTTGGCTTGGCCGTGGATTTCCCGGACACGACCCAGTCCAGCAAGGTGACGCTGAACGGCACGGTGTCGCTGGGGCAGGTGCCGTCGGGCACCTACAACATCGCCTTCGTCATGGATGTTTCCGGCAGCACGAGCGGCAGCGCCGGCGCCATCGTGGGCGACCAGAACAACGACGGCCAGGCCAACACGATCCTGGACGCCGAGATCGCGGCCTTCAAATCGCTCTACAACGCGCTCGCCGCCTCCGGCCTGTCGTCCAGTTCCCGCGTGTCGCTGATCACGTTCGACACCGCGGCCGCCACCGTGTTCACCGGCGGGTTCGGTTCCGCCGACGTCAACGGCAACGGCCGTGACGACAGCGTGGAGTTCTTCGAACGGCTGACCGGTCAGACCACCGGCAACATGACCAACTTTACCGCCGGTCTGGAGCAGGTCCAGACCTTCTTCGCCAACGAGAGCGCGGCCGGGGAGTCGAATCTGGTCGTCTTCGCGTCCGACGGCGATTGGAACACGGGCAGCAATCCGCAATCGACGGCGGACGCCCTGCGCAGCACCTACTCGGCCAGCATCCGTGCCTATGCCGTCGGGGCGGCCCCCACCCTTTCCACGCTCGACGCGCTCGACGGCTCCCCGGCCAATTCGGCGATCCGCGTGACCGACCTCAGCCAGCTCGGCACCCAGCTCGTCAAGCCGCGGATCACGACGGCCGACATTTCCCGGGTCGAAATCCTGAACGACAACACCGTCGTCGCCACGATCCAGGGCAGCCAGCTCGTCAGCACGCCGCTCGGCCTGCAGTTCACCGCCGATGTCAGCGGCCTGAACATCACCCGGGGCCAGTCCAACAACCTGACGGTCCGCGCCATCGCCAGCACCAATGAAGAGGTGTCGGTGCAGGAGAACGTCGAGGGCATGGTTTCGGCCCCCCCGACCACCACGACCCCGACCACCACCGTGCGCGGCGTGCGCTTCGACTTCGACGGCGACGGCGTGGCCGACGTGCTGTGGCGCAACCGCGGCGACGGCAACATCGCCATCTCCGACAGCTCCAACAACCGCGCCTTCAAGCTGGTCTCCGGCTCGGGCGGCGTGGACAACAATCCAGGCGCCGATTACCGGATCGTCGCCATCGGCGACTTCAACGGCGACACCCGCGCCGACATCCTGTTCCGCAACGCCGACGACAGCTTGGTCGCCTGGCTGATGAACGGCACCACCGTGGCGGGAGGCCTGACCCTGGACGCCCCGGCGTCGCGCGCCTACACCGTGGTGGGCGTCGGCGACTTCGACGGCAACGGCACCGACGACATCCTCTTCGAGAACCGCGGCAGCAACCTGCTGACCGTCTATGCCAACGGCACCAGCGCCAGCGGCAACATCGCCTTCTCGCGCCCGGACGCCGCCTGGTCGATCCAGGGCGTGGACGACTTCAACAAGGATGGGAAGTCCGAAATCCTGTGGCGCCACCGCGACGGCCGGCTGGCCACCCAGGCGGCGGGCGGCACGCTGCAAATGCTGGTCGACGGCAACAGCGCCAACGCCGGCACCACCCTGACCGCCAACGCCCGCGTCGTCGGCACCGGCGACGTGAACGGCGACGGGATCGCCGACATCGTGATGCGCGAGGACTTCGGTTCCGTCTACAGCGTCCTGGTCACCGGCCTCAACGCGGTGAGCGGCATCCAGACCGGCAACGCCCCGTCGGCCAACGTCAACTGGTCGATCTCCGGTGTCGGCAACTTCAACGGCGGCACGGCCAATGCCCCCGACAACACGGTGGAGGTGCTGTGGCGGCAGAACCCGCTGCGCACCTCGGGCAACCTGTCGATCAACGACTACGACTCGGCCAGCGGCAGCGTCCTCAGCAATCCGGGCTCGTCCTGGCAGATCGTCAACGGGTCCAGCATCACCCGTCCGCCGCGCGCCGTGCAGAACAGCGACCTGGATGGCGACGGCAACGCCGACATCATCTTCCGTGACAGCCAGACCGGCGCCATCGGTTTGTGGCGCAGCGACTACAGCTTCTCGGTTTCCAGCCGCAGCGCGATCATCGCCACGCCCTCGCCCGAATGGAGCATGATCGGCCAGGGCGACTTCGACGGCGACGGCAAGGCCGACCTGCTGTTCCGCAACAGCACCACCCAGCAGGTGGGCGTGTGGCTGATGAACGGCTCGACCGTCCGGCGGGCCGAACTGATCAACAGCATCCCGAACAACTGGAACGTCGCGGCCATCGGCGACTTCAACGGCGACGGCAAGTCCGACGTGGCATGGCGCGACACCGACGGCCAGGTCGGCATCTGGCGTATGGACGGCACGACGGCGACCGCCGCCCTGGCCGGCAGCGCCGGGCTGGAGTGGGAGATCAAGGCGGCTGCCGACTTCGACAACGACGGCCGCTCCGACATGCTGATCCGCAACAAGAACACCGGCGCCCTCGGCATCTGGCGTCTGGACGAACAGACCCAGACGATTTCCGGGCAGTCGCTGTCCGCCAGTGCCGGACTCGACTGGTCGCTGGCCGGCGTCGCCGACTTCACCAACGATGGCCGGGCCGACCTGCTGTGGCGCAACAACACCACCGGCCAGGTCGGTCTGTGGCGCATGAACGGCGCCGCCGTCGGCAGCGGCGAGTTCATCCAGGGAATTGGCAGCAACTGGCAGATCCAGGGCACCGGCGACTACAACAACGACGGCAGCGAGGATGTGCTGTGGCGCAACACCACCGATAACATGGTGGCGGTCTGGGACATGCAGCCCTTCCTCAACGGCGGCAGCGTGAACCCCGTGGTCATCGCCAACACGCTCGACTCCAACTGGGTCATCCAGCGCCAGGCCGGCGCTCTGGCCCAGGGCGGGGTCCTGGCCGCATAA